A single region of the Paraburkholderia sprentiae WSM5005 genome encodes:
- the panD gene encoding aspartate 1-decarboxylase, with the protein MQRNMLKSKIHRVAVTHCELHYEGSCAIDEDLLEAANIVENERIDIWNINNGERFSTYAIKGERGSGMISLNGSAARRAQLGDLVIIAAFAVVDEADLKAGWKPELVFVDENNKIKGSRDHVPTQAWR; encoded by the coding sequence ATGCAACGCAATATGCTGAAGTCGAAGATTCACCGCGTCGCGGTCACGCACTGCGAACTCCACTACGAGGGGTCGTGCGCAATCGACGAAGACCTGCTCGAAGCGGCGAACATCGTCGAAAACGAGCGCATCGACATCTGGAACATCAACAACGGCGAGCGCTTCTCGACCTATGCGATCAAGGGCGAGCGCGGCAGCGGCATGATTTCGCTGAACGGCTCGGCCGCGCGTCGCGCGCAGCTCGGCGATCTGGTCATCATCGCGGCGTTCGCGGTGGTCGACGAGGCGGATCTGAAGGCGGGCTGGAAGCCGGAGCTCGTATTCGTCGATGAAAACAACAAGATCAAGGGCAGCCGCGACCACGTGCCCACGCAGGCCTGGCGCTGA
- the panC gene encoding pantoate--beta-alanine ligase: protein MKVISSIHELRDQLRGQNRTAFVPTMGNLHEGHLSLMRLARQHGDPVVASIFVNRLQFGPNEDFDKYPRTLEADIDKLQKEGVYVLFAPTERDMYPEPQEYRVHPPHDLGDILEGEFRPGFFHGVCTVVMKLMSCVQPRVAVFGKKDYQQLMIVRQMCHQFALPTDIIAAETVRDTDGLALSSRNRFLSAAERAEAPMLAAELNRVRDAVLAGERDFAKLEQAAKATLAARGWKPDYIAVRKRSNLIAPGTQDANAPLVVLAAAKLGTTRLIDNLEI from the coding sequence ATGAAAGTCATCAGCTCGATCCATGAATTGCGCGACCAGTTGCGCGGCCAGAATCGCACGGCCTTTGTGCCGACGATGGGCAACCTGCACGAGGGCCATCTGTCGCTGATGCGCCTCGCGCGCCAGCACGGCGATCCGGTCGTGGCGAGCATCTTCGTCAACCGCCTGCAGTTCGGCCCGAACGAGGATTTCGACAAATATCCGCGCACGCTCGAAGCCGACATCGACAAGCTGCAGAAGGAAGGGGTCTACGTGCTGTTCGCGCCGACCGAACGGGACATGTATCCGGAGCCGCAGGAGTACCGCGTGCATCCGCCGCACGATCTCGGCGACATCCTGGAGGGCGAATTCCGCCCCGGCTTTTTCCACGGCGTCTGTACCGTGGTGATGAAGCTGATGTCGTGCGTGCAGCCGCGCGTCGCGGTGTTCGGCAAGAAGGATTACCAGCAGCTGATGATCGTGCGCCAGATGTGCCACCAGTTCGCGCTGCCGACCGACATCATCGCCGCCGAAACCGTGCGCGACACCGACGGCCTCGCGCTCAGCTCGCGCAACCGGTTTCTGTCGGCCGCCGAGCGCGCCGAGGCGCCGATGCTGGCGGCCGAATTGAATCGCGTGCGCGACGCGGTGCTCGCGGGCGAGCGCGACTTCGCGAAGCTCGAACAGGCGGCCAAGGCGACGCTGGCGGCGCGCGGCTGGAAACCCGATTACATCGCGGTCCGCAAGCGCTCGAACCTGATCGCCCCGGGCACGCAGGACGCCAACGCACCGCTCGTCGTGCTGGCCGCCGCGAAGCTCGGCACGACCCGGCTCATCGACAACCTCGAAATCTGA
- a CDS encoding segregation and condensation protein A, whose amino-acid sequence MSHADDVHGPLHGPLHGPLHGPAPAPADAALSTPATDSTPDTVDGVAFARLYGEPLFKLPNDLYIPPDALEVFLETFEGPLDLLLYLIRKQNFNVLDIPMADVTVQYLGYVEQLRETNLELASEYLLMAAMLIEIKSRMLLPVKKADTGEEAEDPRAELVRRLLEYEQMKLAAQRIDQLPQLGRDFLRAEVYIEQSVAPRFPDVNSEDLRAAWADVIKRAKLVQHHKISREELSVREHMSLILRQLQNARFIEFSDLFDTSRGVPVVIVNFIAVLELCRESLVEITQAEPFAPIYVRLAYLPA is encoded by the coding sequence ATGAGTCACGCTGACGACGTACACGGTCCGCTTCACGGTCCGCTTCACGGCCCACTTCACGGTCCCGCGCCGGCACCGGCCGACGCCGCACTCTCCACGCCCGCCACCGACTCGACGCCCGACACGGTCGACGGCGTCGCGTTCGCGCGTCTGTACGGCGAGCCGCTGTTCAAGCTGCCCAACGACCTGTACATCCCCCCGGACGCGCTGGAGGTGTTCCTCGAGACCTTCGAGGGGCCGCTCGACCTGTTGCTGTACCTGATCCGCAAGCAGAACTTCAACGTGCTCGACATCCCGATGGCGGATGTCACCGTGCAATATCTCGGCTATGTCGAGCAACTGCGCGAGACCAATCTCGAACTCGCTTCCGAGTATCTGCTGATGGCCGCGATGCTGATCGAGATCAAGTCACGCATGCTGCTGCCGGTCAAGAAGGCCGACACCGGCGAGGAAGCGGAAGACCCGCGCGCCGAACTGGTGCGCCGCCTGCTCGAATACGAGCAGATGAAGCTCGCCGCGCAACGCATCGACCAGTTGCCGCAGCTCGGACGCGATTTCCTGCGCGCCGAGGTCTACATCGAGCAGAGCGTCGCGCCGCGTTTCCCGGACGTGAACAGCGAAGACCTGCGCGCCGCCTGGGCCGACGTGATCAAGCGCGCGAAGCTGGTCCAGCATCACAAGATTTCGCGCGAGGAGCTGTCGGTGCGCGAGCACATGAGCCTGATCCTGCGGCAGTTGCAAAACGCGCGCTTCATCGAGTTTTCCGATCTGTTCGACACGAGCCGCGGCGTGCCGGTCGTCATCGTGAACTTCATCGCCGTGCTCGAGCTGTGCCGCGAATCGCTCGTCGAAATCACCCAGGCGGAGCCGTTCGCGCCGATCTACGTACGGCTGGCGTACCTGCCGGCCTGA
- a CDS encoding DUF3460 family protein: MYQSDITQFLNQLKQQKPNLETEQRKGRALLWDKQPIDLEERAEQKASRVEQTPYSYYQNF, translated from the coding sequence ATGTATCAATCGGACATCACCCAGTTCCTGAACCAGCTCAAGCAACAGAAGCCCAATCTGGAGACCGAGCAACGCAAAGGCCGCGCACTGCTGTGGGACAAACAGCCGATCGACCTGGAAGAGCGCGCCGAGCAGAAAGCTTCGCGCGTCGAGCAGACGCCTTACTCGTACTACCAGAACTTCTGA
- a CDS encoding autotransporter assembly complex protein TamA: protein MAGGTIDKPCAWCGETGQARERSRERDVLARRWLRVSLAFVGIGLLMLLAAGEARAARTAPSYKVEVVAEPRSLRRLLEQHLDISRFAKRPDVTDDQFSFLITATPQQVRDLAATQGYFSPLVSTDVRTVDNMRQVTVRVEAGPQTKVTSVDLSFRGAVLTEDPSRENATRFAFSLHEGQPFSQGDWDDAKNASLRELQSRRYLAAKIYHSEALIDPRTHTAKLSVIYDSGPTFTMGELDVQGTKRYPERIVRNVNPISPGDVYDTRTVAELQRQLQNTPYFASVAIDLDNDPSKPLNTPVHVKVSEFPYHSFRGGVGYSTDNGPLVQGGYTYLNTFGAAWPFTVEGRADQIQQYGQIQLSMPPGRRGWTNSVLASYTTTDVSDTRIYSIRGGVQRSRTSQFLDYSYSLLFYDDKLDQNAAPPTRAHALVPAWSWTRRDTDDPLFPRRGNLVHVEAGFAVKGLLADQTFIRGYARGQQYFPIGANDLVVIRAELGGVFTSGSSSGVPASLLFRAGGSNSVRGYGFQSIGNDVAGSILPTKYLVTSAAEYQHWFSHNWGAAAFFDIGTATDTWGEKVFYPGVGVGARWRSPVGPVNLDLAYGIRNHSVRPYITLGIAF from the coding sequence TTGGCGGGAGGAACGATCGACAAGCCGTGCGCGTGGTGCGGCGAGACCGGCCAGGCGCGCGAGCGCTCGCGTGAGCGCGACGTGCTCGCGCGGCGCTGGCTGCGCGTGTCGCTCGCCTTCGTCGGCATTGGACTCCTGATGCTGCTGGCCGCGGGCGAGGCGCGCGCGGCGCGGACGGCGCCGAGCTACAAGGTCGAGGTGGTCGCCGAGCCGCGCTCGCTGCGCCGGCTGCTCGAGCAGCACCTCGATATCTCGCGTTTCGCGAAGCGGCCCGACGTCACCGACGACCAGTTCTCGTTCCTGATCACCGCGACGCCGCAACAGGTGCGCGATCTCGCCGCGACGCAGGGCTACTTCTCGCCGCTCGTCAGCACCGACGTGCGCACCGTCGACAACATGCGGCAAGTCACCGTGCGCGTCGAGGCGGGCCCGCAGACCAAAGTCACGTCGGTCGATCTGTCGTTTCGCGGCGCGGTGCTGACCGAAGACCCGTCGCGCGAAAACGCGACGCGCTTCGCGTTCTCGCTGCACGAGGGCCAGCCATTCTCGCAGGGCGACTGGGACGACGCGAAGAACGCGTCGCTGCGCGAGTTGCAATCGCGCCGCTACCTCGCCGCGAAGATCTACCATTCCGAGGCACTGATCGATCCGCGCACGCACACGGCGAAGCTGTCGGTGATCTATGACAGCGGGCCGACCTTCACGATGGGCGAACTCGACGTGCAGGGCACGAAGCGCTATCCGGAGCGCATCGTGCGTAACGTCAATCCGATCTCGCCGGGCGACGTCTACGACACGCGCACCGTCGCCGAGCTGCAGCGACAACTGCAGAACACGCCGTACTTCGCGAGCGTCGCGATCGACCTCGACAACGACCCGAGCAAGCCGCTCAACACGCCGGTGCACGTGAAGGTGTCGGAGTTTCCGTACCACAGCTTCCGTGGCGGCGTCGGCTATTCGACCGACAACGGCCCGCTCGTGCAGGGCGGCTACACGTATCTGAACACGTTCGGCGCGGCGTGGCCGTTCACCGTCGAGGGACGCGCCGACCAGATTCAGCAATACGGGCAGATCCAGCTGTCGATGCCGCCGGGCCGGCGCGGGTGGACCAATAGCGTGCTCGCGTCGTACACCACTACCGACGTCTCCGACACGCGCATCTACAGCATCCGCGGCGGCGTGCAGCGCTCGCGCACCTCACAGTTCCTCGACTACAGCTACTCGCTGCTGTTCTACGACGATAAGCTCGACCAGAACGCGGCGCCGCCGACTCGCGCGCACGCGTTGGTGCCGGCATGGTCGTGGACGCGGCGCGACACCGACGACCCGCTGTTCCCGCGCCGCGGCAACCTGGTCCACGTCGAGGCGGGCTTCGCGGTCAAGGGGCTGCTCGCCGACCAGACGTTCATCCGCGGTTACGCGCGCGGCCAGCAGTATTTCCCGATCGGCGCAAACGACCTCGTGGTGATCCGCGCGGAGCTCGGCGGCGTCTTCACGAGCGGCAGCTCGAGCGGCGTTCCGGCGTCGCTGCTGTTCCGCGCGGGCGGCTCGAACTCGGTGCGCGGCTACGGCTTCCAGAGCATCGGCAACGACGTCGCCGGCTCGATCCTGCCGACCAAGTACCTGGTGACGAGCGCGGCCGAATACCAGCACTGGTTCTCGCACAATTGGGGCGCGGCCGCCTTCTTCGACATCGGCACCGCGACCGATACCTGGGGCGAAAAAGTCTTCTACCCAGGCGTCGGCGTCGGCGCGCGCTGGCGCAGCCCGGTCGGCCCCGTCAATCTCGATCTGGCCTATGGCATTCGCAACCACAGCGTGCGGCCGTATATCACGCTCGGCATCGCGTTCTGA
- a CDS encoding translocation/assembly module TamB domain-containing protein: protein MTTDVTDPPSAQPPGATPPGRPDGQQPPDTPPPKRRWGRRLLKTVAGTVATLVLLAALALGLLYGALTTERGTAYAWHAAVKLLGGRLAGTLDGGTLARGVQLRDLRWRSLDGSGTDIAIDRVAGSWRLAREPWRFTIDYLHVGTIEARIGASSSSSSEPLNLPQDLQLPMQLEIRDVQVERLLLHQGASTTELSRFAFHGRSDGRHHEAAIDRLETPFGALTAAAKLDGVRPFPLTGEVGYSGKVNDEAVQVAGHLSGTLEQLVAELDASGMKLAGHARVEAAPFAAVPLQRATLSFDHVNPQAFAPGAPLADLAVRAEVQPVEPGAAAAPGAASAAGPSAASHPHHGFGGHHAPATPAAGFAVAGHISVVNAKPGAIDQKLLPLIDANADVRLDAHAQSISNLNVRLVRNATVTGGGALSGRHGELDLNIARLDLNALQASVRPTQLSGPIAIRLNDDIQTLTLDLADPAAALRAQGKITFDPARISFNDVRITSGRGRIDLSGALKHDASSTYNLKAQLSDFDPLSLTSQMPARVPVRTPGAPAASGVQRERHAQAAALVGSTAGAHSAAPGDQAAAVAKNTAKAAVQTEVLERRAPPPAHRATPAPRTAAHAAPPARRIEARVNATLTAAGVLAPVFTTRAEFKLGPSVYDNLPLTGGGTIQLAGSRILPSRANLSVAGNQVNLQGSFGAAGDRLRFGIDAPQLDRLGFGLAGALAADGDLTGSFAHPNVTLNYKADGVVFASNRIGHAEGRAELRDGANGALAFTTDARNVSAGGVDLATLTARLSGTRANHTLQAAATGKLQERPLDLTLAANGKLTDTRDGTRWDGTVTRLQNRGTPALNLESPLALSAGPGHLTLGATRLTIEGSVLSLKSFAFDHGRIQSAGSLTDVSLARLQELRQEITGEPPAARTDLVFDGDWDFSLGATASGHVEVRRRSGDVTVEIGRGLASMGIGDVRARAEFTGGNRLNATVHAQASRVGVIDADAHTPLVTRDGMLTVDPQSALSGNLNANVPSLRTTGGLLGPGYLLDGRLALKLALGGTVAKPNVTGALTGDGLSATVVSQGVQLKDGVVRIALSQNMVDFQQVEFHGASGTLRATGRVRLDGSEPDLSASIVADKLDVFASPDRHLSLSGSANIGNGGVGRGPVIDGKFVVDSALFDLPEQAGPSLGDDVVIIRPDGTRSGGQPRPTEGEERPASPFAPRANIEIDLGKNFRFRGQGADLGLAGTITAMSAPNTPLRAVGNVRVTPGSTYTAFGRKLAIENGFFTFNGPVTNPGINILAMRRNQQVEAGVQVTGTLQAPVARLVSEPSVPDNEKLSWLLFGHGTDQGNNLGQQSTMTTALALLGSATGKRIAETVGLDEFSIGRSDVGLTDPQVVMVSKAINEWLVIGYEQGLQSASNAIKATINLTRYWSLVVYGGTFYGADVLYTRRFDRITW from the coding sequence ATGACCACCGACGTTACCGATCCGCCCTCCGCGCAGCCGCCCGGCGCCACGCCGCCAGGCCGGCCGGATGGCCAACAGCCGCCTGACACGCCGCCGCCGAAGCGGCGCTGGGGCCGGCGGCTGCTGAAAACGGTCGCGGGCACGGTGGCCACGCTGGTGCTACTCGCCGCGCTGGCGCTCGGTCTGCTGTACGGCGCGCTGACGACCGAGCGCGGCACCGCCTACGCATGGCACGCGGCCGTGAAGCTGCTCGGCGGACGGCTCGCCGGCACGCTCGACGGCGGCACGCTCGCGCGCGGCGTGCAACTGCGCGACCTGCGCTGGCGCAGCCTCGACGGCAGCGGCACCGACATCGCGATCGACCGCGTCGCCGGCAGCTGGAGGCTCGCGCGCGAGCCGTGGCGGTTCACGATCGACTACCTGCACGTCGGCACGATCGAGGCGCGCATCGGCGCGTCGTCGTCGAGCAGCAGCGAGCCGCTGAACCTGCCGCAGGATTTGCAATTGCCGATGCAATTGGAGATCCGCGACGTGCAGGTCGAGCGGCTGCTGCTGCACCAGGGTGCGTCGACGACGGAACTGTCGCGCTTCGCGTTTCATGGACGCAGCGACGGGCGTCATCACGAGGCGGCGATCGATCGGCTCGAAACGCCGTTCGGGGCGTTGACGGCAGCGGCGAAGCTCGATGGCGTGCGGCCGTTTCCGCTCACGGGCGAGGTCGGTTATTCGGGCAAGGTCAACGATGAAGCGGTGCAGGTGGCCGGCCACCTGAGCGGCACGCTCGAGCAGCTGGTCGCCGAGCTCGATGCGAGCGGCATGAAACTCGCCGGCCACGCGCGCGTCGAGGCGGCCCCATTCGCCGCAGTACCGCTGCAACGTGCGACGCTGAGCTTCGATCATGTGAATCCGCAGGCTTTCGCGCCGGGTGCGCCGCTGGCGGATCTGGCGGTGCGCGCGGAAGTGCAGCCGGTGGAGCCGGGCGCGGCGGCTGCGCCCGGTGCGGCCAGTGCGGCCGGACCCTCCGCCGCCAGCCATCCGCATCACGGCTTCGGCGGCCATCACGCGCCGGCCACACCGGCAGCCGGTTTCGCCGTCGCCGGCCACATCTCGGTCGTCAACGCGAAACCCGGCGCAATCGACCAGAAACTGCTGCCGCTGATCGACGCGAACGCCGACGTGCGCCTCGACGCCCACGCGCAAAGCATCTCGAACCTGAACGTGCGGCTCGTGCGCAACGCGACCGTCACCGGCGGCGGCGCGCTGAGCGGCCGTCACGGTGAGCTCGACCTGAACATCGCGCGGCTCGACCTGAACGCGTTACAGGCGAGCGTGCGGCCGACGCAACTGTCCGGCCCGATCGCTATCCGCCTGAACGACGACATCCAGACCCTGACGCTCGATCTCGCCGACCCCGCCGCTGCGCTGCGTGCCCAGGGCAAGATCACGTTCGACCCGGCGCGCATCAGCTTCAACGACGTGCGTATCACGTCCGGGCGCGGGCGCATCGATCTGTCCGGCGCGCTGAAGCACGATGCGAGCTCGACCTACAACCTGAAGGCGCAACTGAGCGATTTCGATCCGCTGTCGCTGACGTCGCAGATGCCGGCGCGCGTGCCGGTCAGGACACCCGGTGCGCCCGCCGCCAGCGGCGTGCAGCGCGAGCGGCACGCGCAGGCCGCGGCGCTCGTGGGTAGCACCGCGGGCGCGCACAGCGCGGCGCCCGGCGACCAGGCCGCGGCCGTCGCGAAGAACACCGCGAAGGCCGCGGTGCAGACCGAAGTGCTCGAGCGCAGGGCGCCGCCGCCCGCGCATCGCGCGACCCCTGCGCCACGCACAGCCGCCCATGCAGCCCCGCCCGCGCGCAGGATCGAGGCGCGCGTGAACGCCACGCTCACCGCGGCCGGCGTGCTCGCGCCGGTCTTCACGACGCGCGCCGAATTCAAACTCGGTCCGAGCGTCTACGACAACCTGCCGCTCACGGGCGGCGGCACGATCCAATTGGCCGGCTCGCGAATCCTGCCGAGCCGCGCGAACCTTTCCGTGGCGGGCAACCAGGTGAATCTGCAAGGCAGCTTCGGCGCGGCCGGCGACCGGTTGCGCTTTGGCATCGACGCGCCGCAGCTCGATCGGCTCGGCTTCGGTCTCGCGGGCGCGCTCGCCGCCGACGGCGACCTTACCGGCTCGTTCGCGCATCCGAACGTCACGCTGAATTACAAGGCCGACGGCGTCGTGTTCGCGAGCAACCGCATCGGTCACGCGGAAGGACGCGCCGAGTTGCGCGACGGCGCGAACGGCGCGCTCGCGTTCACGACCGACGCGCGCAACGTCAGCGCGGGCGGTGTCGACCTCGCCACGCTGACCGCCCGCCTGTCCGGCACGCGTGCGAACCACACGCTCCAGGCCGCCGCGACCGGCAAGCTGCAGGAGCGCCCGCTCGACCTGACGCTCGCCGCCAACGGCAAGCTGACCGACACGCGCGACGGCACGCGCTGGGACGGCACCGTCACGCGTCTGCAAAATCGCGGCACGCCGGCGCTCAATCTCGAATCGCCGCTCGCGCTCAGCGCCGGGCCGGGGCACCTGACGCTCGGCGCGACACGCCTCACGATCGAGGGCTCGGTGCTGAGCCTGAAGTCGTTCGCGTTCGATCACGGCCGCATCCAGTCGGCCGGCAGCCTGACCGATGTGTCGCTCGCGCGCTTGCAGGAACTGCGTCAAGAGATCACCGGCGAGCCGCCTGCCGCGCGCACCGACCTCGTGTTCGACGGCGACTGGGACTTTTCGCTCGGCGCGACGGCGAGCGGCCACGTCGAAGTGCGCCGGCGCAGCGGCGACGTGACGGTCGAGATCGGCCGCGGACTCGCGTCGATGGGGATTGGCGACGTTCGCGCGCGCGCCGAATTCACCGGCGGCAACCGGCTCAACGCGACCGTGCATGCGCAGGCGAGCCGCGTCGGAGTGATCGATGCCGACGCGCACACCCCGCTCGTGACGCGCGACGGCATGCTCACCGTCGACCCGCAAAGCGCGCTGTCGGGCAACCTGAACGCGAACGTGCCGTCGCTGCGCACGACGGGCGGCCTGCTCGGGCCGGGCTATCTGCTCGACGGCCGTCTCGCGCTGAAGCTCGCGCTCGGCGGCACGGTCGCGAAACCGAACGTGACCGGCGCGCTGACCGGCGACGGCCTCTCGGCGACGGTCGTGAGTCAGGGCGTGCAACTGAAGGACGGCGTCGTGCGCATCGCGCTGTCGCAGAACATGGTGGACTTCCAGCAGGTCGAGTTCCACGGCGCGAGCGGCACGCTGCGCGCGACCGGCCGCGTGCGCCTCGACGGTTCGGAGCCCGATCTGAGCGCGAGCATCGTCGCGGACAAGCTCGACGTGTTCGCGTCGCCGGACCGCCATCTGTCGCTGTCGGGCAGCGCGAACATCGGGAACGGCGGGGTGGGGCGCGGACCCGTGATCGACGGCAAGTTCGTGGTCGACAGCGCGCTGTTCGATCTACCCGAGCAGGCCGGGCCGAGCCTCGGCGACGACGTCGTGATCATCCGCCCGGACGGTACGCGCTCGGGCGGCCAGCCGCGTCCGACCGAAGGGGAGGAGCGGCCGGCGAGCCCGTTCGCGCCGCGCGCCAACATCGAGATCGACCTGGGCAAGAACTTCCGCTTCCGCGGTCAGGGCGCCGATCTCGGCCTGGCGGGAACGATCACCGCGATGAGCGCGCCGAACACGCCGCTGCGCGCGGTCGGCAACGTGCGCGTCACGCCGGGTTCGACCTATACCGCGTTCGGCCGCAAGCTCGCGATCGAGAACGGCTTCTTCACATTCAACGGTCCCGTCACGAATCCGGGCATCAATATTCTCGCGATGCGCCGCAATCAGCAGGTCGAGGCGGGTGTGCAGGTGACGGGCACGCTGCAGGCGCCGGTCGCGCGGCTCGTGTCGGAGCCGAGCGTGCCGGACAACGAAAAACTGTCGTGGCTGCTGTTCGGCCACGGCACCGACCAGGGCAATAACCTCGGCCAGCAAAGCACGATGACGACTGCGCTCGCGCTGCTCGGCAGCGCGACCGGCAAGCGGATCGCGGAGACCGTCGGGCTCGACGAGTTTTCGATCGGCCGCAGCGACGTCGGCCTGACCGATCCGCAAGTCGTGATGGTGTCGAAGGCGATCAACGAGTGGCTCGTGATTGGCTACGAGCAGGGGCTGCAATCGGCGAGCAACGCGATCAAGGCAACGATCAATCTGACGCGGTACTGGTCGCTGGTCGTGTATGGCGGCACGTTCTATGGCGCCGACGTGCTGTACACGCGGCGTTTTGATCGGATCACGTGGTGA
- the metG gene encoding methionine--tRNA ligase, whose translation MSAPATDLPAGAPSGRRQILVTSALPYANGQIHIGHLVEYIQTDIWVRALRMHGHEVYYVGADDTHGTPVMLRAEKEGLTPKQLIDRVWQEHKRDFDSFGISFDNYYSTDSDENRVLSEDVYLALKEAGLIDAREIEQAYDPVKEMFLPDRFIKGECPKCGAKDQYGDSCEVCGSTYQPTELVNPYSVVSGATPIRKTSTHYFFRLSDPRCENFLRAWVGGLAQPEATNKMREWLGDAGEAKLADWDISRDAPYFGFEIPGAPGKYFYVWLDAPVGYYASFKNLAEKRGLDFDAWVRKGSTAEQYHFIGKDILYFHTLFWPAMLEFSGHRTPTNVFAHGFLTVDGAKMSKSRGTFITAQSVIDTGLNPEWLRYYFAAKLNSTMEDLDLNLDDFQARVNSDLVGKYVNIASRAAGFLSKRFDGRVQDSAMHHPLLGTLRAALPHIAAHYEAREYSRALRQTMELADSVNAYVDTAKPWDQAKDPANAVALHETCSVSIEAFRLLSLALKPVLPKLAEAVEAFLGIAPLVWADAAVPLSSARPINAYKHLMTRVDPKQIEALLAANRDSLQATPEAAPADAQATSKKTAKAPAAKEEEPAIISIDDFAKVDLRIAKIVDCKVVEGSDKLLQLTLDVGEEKTRNVFSGIKSAYQPEQLIGKLTVMVANLAPRKMKFGMSEGMVLAASAADETAEPGLYVLEPHSGAKPGMRVK comes from the coding sequence ATGTCAGCACCCGCCACCGATCTCCCAGCAGGCGCGCCCTCCGGCCGCCGTCAGATTCTCGTCACGTCGGCCCTTCCGTATGCGAACGGCCAGATTCATATCGGCCATCTGGTCGAATATATCCAGACGGACATCTGGGTCCGGGCGCTGCGCATGCACGGTCATGAGGTCTACTACGTCGGCGCCGACGACACCCACGGCACGCCGGTCATGCTGCGCGCGGAAAAGGAAGGTCTGACGCCGAAACAGCTGATCGATCGCGTGTGGCAGGAACACAAGCGCGACTTCGACAGCTTCGGCATTTCGTTCGACAACTACTACTCGACCGATTCCGATGAAAACCGCGTGCTCAGCGAAGACGTCTACCTCGCGTTGAAGGAAGCGGGGCTGATCGACGCGCGCGAGATCGAACAGGCGTACGACCCGGTCAAGGAAATGTTCCTGCCGGACCGCTTCATCAAGGGCGAGTGCCCGAAATGCGGCGCGAAAGACCAATACGGCGACAGCTGCGAAGTCTGCGGCTCGACCTACCAGCCCACCGAGCTCGTCAATCCGTATTCGGTCGTCTCGGGCGCAACGCCGATCCGCAAGACTTCGACGCACTACTTCTTCCGCCTGTCCGATCCGCGCTGCGAGAACTTTCTGCGCGCCTGGGTCGGCGGCCTCGCGCAGCCGGAAGCGACCAACAAGATGCGCGAGTGGCTGGGCGACGCCGGCGAAGCCAAACTCGCCGACTGGGACATCTCACGCGACGCGCCGTACTTCGGCTTCGAGATTCCCGGCGCGCCCGGCAAGTATTTCTACGTGTGGCTCGACGCGCCGGTCGGCTACTACGCGAGCTTCAAGAACCTCGCCGAAAAACGCGGCCTCGACTTCGACGCGTGGGTCCGCAAGGGCTCGACGGCCGAGCAATATCACTTCATCGGCAAGGACATCCTGTATTTCCACACGCTGTTCTGGCCCGCGATGCTCGAGTTCTCGGGCCATCGCACGCCGACCAACGTGTTCGCGCACGGCTTTTTGACGGTCGACGGCGCGAAGATGTCGAAGTCGCGCGGCACCTTCATCACCGCGCAAAGCGTGATCGACACCGGCCTGAACCCGGAATGGCTGCGCTACTACTTCGCGGCCAAGCTGAACAGCACGATGGAGGACCTCGACCTGAACCTCGACGACTTCCAGGCGCGCGTGAACAGCGATCTGGTCGGCAAGTATGTGAACATCGCGAGCCGCGCGGCCGGCTTCCTGAGCAAGCGCTTCGACGGCCGCGTGCAGGACAGCGCGATGCATCATCCGCTGCTCGGCACGCTGCGCGCGGCGCTTCCGCACATCGCCGCGCACTACGAGGCGCGCGAGTACAGCCGCGCGCTGCGTCAGACCATGGAGCTCGCCGACTCGGTCAACGCCTACGTCGATACCGCGAAGCCCTGGGATCAGGCGAAAGACCCGGCCAACGCGGTCGCGCTGCACGAGACGTGCAGCGTCAGCATCGAGGCGTTCCGTCTGCTGTCGCTGGCACTGAAGCCGGTGCTGCCGAAGCTCGCCGAAGCGGTCGAGGCCTTCCTCGGCATCGCGCCGCTCGTGTGGGCCGACGCCGCGGTGCCGCTCAGCTCGGCGCGCCCGATCAACGCGTACAAGCATCTGATGACGCGCGTCGATCCGAAGCAGATCGAGGCGCTGCTCGCGGCCAACCGCGACTCGCTGCAGGCCACGCCGGAAGCGGCGCCGGCCGACGCGCAGGCCACCTCGAAGAAAACCGCCAAGGCCCCGGCCGCGAAGGAAGAAGAGCCCGCCATCATCTCGATCGACGACTTCGCGAAGGTCGATCTGCGCATCGCGAAGATCGTCGACTGCAAGGTCGTGGAAGGCTCGGACAAGCTGCTGCAACTGACGCTCGACGTCGGCGAAGAAAAGACCCGCAACGTGTTCTCTGGCATCAAGTCGGCGTACCAACCGGAGCAGCTGATCGGGAAGCTGACGGTGATGGTCGCGAACCTCGCGCCGCGCAAAATGAAGTTCGGTATGTCCGAGGGCATGGTGCTGGCCGCATCGGCGGCGGACGAAACGGCAGAACCGGGCCTCTACGTGCTCGAGCCGCATAGCGGCGCGAAGCCCGGCATGCGCGTGAAATGA